One Rhineura floridana isolate rRhiFlo1 chromosome 14, rRhiFlo1.hap2, whole genome shotgun sequence genomic region harbors:
- the MORF4L1 gene encoding mortality factor 4-like protein 1 isoform X3 — protein sequence MRGAAPGKKTSGLQQKNVEVFFRRDGAHTVCSLETPAISTRKTKKNKQKTPGIGEGSSTNENPQPPRKKRARVDPTVESEETFMNRVEVKVKIPEELKPWLVDDWDLITRQKQLFYLPAKKNVDAILEDYANYKKSRGNTDNKEYAVNEVVAGIKEYFNVMLGTQLLYKFERPQYAEILADHPDAPMSQVYGAPHLLRLFVRIGAMLAYTPLDEKSLALLLNYLHDFLKYLAKNASTLFSASDYEVAPPEYHRKAV from the exons ATTTTTCAGACGAGATGGAGCGCATACAGTTTGCAGTTTGGAGACCCCTGCAATATCGACACG GAAGACCAAAAAGAACAAACAGAAAA CTCCTGGAATTGGCGAAGGCAGCAGCACGAATGAAAACCCTCAGCCTCCCAGGAAGAAAAGGGCCCGTGTAGATCCTACTGTTGAAAGT GAAGAAACTTTTATGAACAGAGTTGAAGTAAAGGTAAAAATACCAGAAGAGCTGAAACCGTGGCTTGTAGATGACTGGGATTTGATCACCCGGCAAAAGCAG CTCTTTTATCTTCCTGCCAAGAAGAATGTTGACGCCATTTTAGAGGATTACGCAAACTACAAGAAATCTCGAGGAAACACTGACAACAA AGAATATGCTGTTAACGAAGTGGTGGCAGGCATCAAAGAATACTTCAATGTAATGCTGGGTACTCAGCTGCTCTATAAATTCGAGAGGCCGCAGTACGCAGAAATCTTAGCGGATCATCCGGATGCACCAATGTCCCAGGTGTATGGAGCTCCCCACCTCCTGCGGTTGTTCG TCCGGATTGGAGCAATGCTTGCTTACACGCCCCTTGATGAGAAAAGCCTGGCCTTGCTGTTGAACTACTTGCACGACTTCCTAAA GTATCTAGCGAAGAATGCTTCCACGTTGTTCAGCGCAAGCGACTATGAGGTTGCACCTCCAGAGTATCATCGGAAAGCTGTGTAA